The following are encoded in a window of Echeneis naucrates chromosome 19, fEcheNa1.1, whole genome shotgun sequence genomic DNA:
- the LOC115060339 gene encoding putative protein MSS51 homolog, mitochondrial, whose translation MASEIPALPQSFAPGTGSVFSDQSGFYSLDANVPGLSKVILNKLNMKDYGEYRAAVEGKAKRVSFRNYKEMFEKMEETFKFCTGCNKLPDHLTEGQTLKRCVKCLNVYYCTKDCQRKDWPQHKKVCKMLRLVAIDRLVEWLMFTGDLPFPTEKWSKPFAEVKNWEDWLPMQGDLTLRLDAIVSSTNMATLWKNASRTRPDDADLRQSLWRLQSEFLSRVLTVGIAIQHFGLDPKSKPLTIHLAGASHNETMGARLTDYDELNHMFPGHQGIEVVMVGPEVVDGPIVRPPLTAFGPKQKVYISAYKGLYHQFWEDLVEKEEAAKPDLVVGFHPGFHANQGLVEGWLPTLLLLRDFNIPSFFTMYSEMELKYSLQILLELEMHIRDSGANPFTSQKPEQVQASPNKTPVNCNSHFICFQGLLPQEDVEEPGPDN comes from the exons ATGGCATCCGAGATCCCAGCACTCCCTCAGTCCTTCGCTCCAGGAACAGGCAGCGTCTTTTCTGACCAGTCTGGCTTCTACTCTCTGGATGCCAATGTGCCTGGGCTCTCCAAGGTGATTCTCAACAAGCTCAACATGAAGGACTATGGAGAGTACAG GGCTGCTGTGGAGGGAAAGGCCAAAAGAGTCTCATTCCGCAACTACAAGGAGATGTTcgagaagatggaggagacctTTAAGTTCTGCACTGGATGCAACAAACTGCCAGACCATCTCACCGAGGGACAGACCCTGAAACGCTGTGTGAA GTGCTTGAATGTGTACTACTGCACCAAGGACTGTCAGAGAAAAGACTGGCCTCAGCATAAAAAGGTCTGCAAGATGCTACGTCTCGTAGCCATTGACCGACTGGTGGAGTGGCTGATGTTCACAG GAGACCTTCCGTTCCCCACTGAGAAGTGGTCCAAGCCGTTTGCTGAGGTGAAGAACTGGGAAGACTGGCTTCCCATGCAGGGAGACCTCACGCTTCGTCTGGATGCAATTGTGTCCAGTACCAACATGGCAACCCTTTGGAAGAACGCCAGCAGAACACGGCCTGATGATGCTGACCTGCGACAGTCTTTGTGGCGGCTTCAGAGCGAGTTCCTCTCTCGGGTTCTCACAGTTGGGATTGCCATTCAGCACTTTGGCCTAGACCCAAAGTCTAAACCCCTTACTATCCACCTAGCAGGCGCATCCCATAATGAGACCATGGGAGCCAGACTCACTGACTATGATGAGCTGAACCACATGTTCCCCGGACACCAGGGCATAGAGGTAGTCATGGTCGGGCCAGAGGTGGTGGACGGCCCCATTGTGAGGCCTCCTCTCACAGCTTTTGGCCCCAAACAGAAGGTCTACATCAGCGCTTACAAGGGCCTCTACCATCAGTTCTGGGAGGATCTGGtggagaaagaggaagcagCCAAGCCAGACCTGGTGGTTGGATTTCATCCTG GCTTCCACGCCAACCAGGGACTGGTTGAGGGTTGGTTGCCTACCCTCCTGCTGCTTAGAGACTTCAACATCCCTTCCTTCTTCACCATGTACAG TGAGATGGAGCTGAAGTACTCACTGCAGATTCTGCTGGAGTTGGAGATGCACATCAGAGACAGCGGAGCTAATCCCTTCACCTCACAGAAACC